In one Candidatus Planktophila vernalis genomic region, the following are encoded:
- the nudC gene encoding NAD(+) diphosphatase encodes MSARNQSLSPINRASHLRTDATALEELWKKAMIVQIIDGRISATDDALVFCDAATVSAQMDSFIEGDRFFLGLGRDDSTPYFAWRTSWINEPATKEEKYEGFATLRELGSSLDEVEISLAMHAVGLANWHATHPCCARCGAATVSDLGGSVRVCVEDSTQHHPRTDPAVIVLVKDSTDRILLGHQPVWPEKRFSTFAGFVEPGESFEECVSREVFEEAGVYCNDINYLRSQAWPFPASIMIAFEAITDHPENARPDGEEITEIRWFTRDEMKKAVASSDILLPPSISVARKMITAWYVGKEGYVVSDLTGGESWR; translated from the coding sequence ATGAGCGCGCGCAATCAATCCTTATCCCCGATTAATCGCGCTAGCCACCTGCGCACAGATGCCACGGCCTTAGAAGAGCTCTGGAAAAAGGCGATGATTGTTCAGATCATCGATGGGCGAATCAGTGCAACTGATGATGCTCTTGTTTTTTGTGATGCAGCCACAGTTTCTGCACAGATGGATTCATTTATAGAAGGTGATCGCTTTTTCTTAGGCCTTGGCCGCGATGACAGCACACCATATTTCGCCTGGCGAACATCGTGGATAAACGAACCTGCTACCAAAGAAGAAAAGTATGAAGGGTTTGCAACTCTTCGCGAACTGGGAAGTAGCTTGGATGAAGTTGAAATCTCCTTAGCAATGCATGCAGTTGGTCTTGCTAACTGGCATGCAACACATCCGTGTTGTGCACGGTGCGGTGCTGCCACAGTAAGTGATTTAGGGGGATCAGTACGTGTGTGTGTTGAAGACTCAACACAACATCACCCCCGCACAGATCCAGCAGTAATTGTTTTAGTAAAAGATTCAACAGACCGAATCCTGTTAGGTCATCAACCAGTATGGCCAGAAAAGCGTTTCTCAACTTTTGCAGGCTTTGTTGAACCAGGTGAATCTTTTGAAGAGTGTGTATCACGTGAAGTTTTTGAAGAAGCTGGTGTGTATTGCAACGATATTAATTACTTGCGCTCACAAGCCTGGCCTTTCCCAGCTTCAATCATGATTGCCTTTGAAGCAATTACAGATCACCCAGAAAATGCGCGACCTGATGGTGAAGAAATCACTGAGATTCGTTGGTTTACAAGAGATGAGATGAAGAAGGCTGTGGCAAGTAGTGATATTTTGTTGCCACCATCAATCTCTGTTGCTCGCAAAATGATTACAGCTTGGTATGTTGGCAAAGAAGGTTATGTTGTTAGTGATTTAACTGGTGGGGAATCCTGGCGTTAA
- a CDS encoding endonuclease/exonuclease/phosphatase family protein: protein MRITSWNLLHGLPIPPDEDADPQALLSAALSQLATDVIGLQEVDYFLERSGNHNQTGNVASIVGAKDWAFAPSLMGSPDEDYRNPTESDNKLITNKSDVAPGSYGIGMASKIPVDSWHRLELKGSPVGVLMAFPVDGKLKRVYVRDHPRSALAAKLDNGWLIINTHLSFVPGFSLAQLIKIKRWANTLGVTDKSKILIMGDLNIPFAIFAHGFKWRSLAAMRTFPSWYPKVQIDYFLSQKLTAKDVQHIQYPHSGMSDHLPLQIEVD from the coding sequence ATGCGCATAACATCGTGGAATCTGCTGCACGGGCTGCCCATTCCCCCCGATGAAGACGCCGATCCGCAGGCTCTGCTCTCTGCCGCCCTTAGCCAGCTAGCCACTGATGTCATTGGCCTGCAAGAAGTCGATTACTTCCTTGAGCGATCAGGTAATCACAATCAAACGGGCAATGTTGCTTCAATTGTGGGCGCAAAAGATTGGGCCTTTGCTCCATCACTTATGGGATCACCAGATGAAGATTACCGAAATCCAACTGAGAGTGATAACAAACTCATTACAAATAAAAGTGATGTAGCACCAGGATCTTATGGAATTGGAATGGCTTCAAAGATTCCAGTTGATTCCTGGCACCGCTTAGAACTTAAAGGCTCACCCGTTGGTGTCTTGATGGCATTTCCAGTTGATGGAAAGTTAAAACGTGTCTATGTCAGAGACCATCCACGAAGTGCACTTGCTGCCAAATTAGATAATGGCTGGCTCATTATCAATACTCATCTTTCATTTGTGCCGGGATTTTCGCTCGCCCAGTTAATAAAGATTAAGCGTTGGGCAAATACTTTGGGTGTAACAGATAAATCTAAGATTCTAATCATGGGAGATCTCAATATTCCTTTTGCCATATTTGCCCACGGATTTAAGTGGAGATCTCTGGCAGCTATGCGCACATTTCCAAGTTGGTATCCAAAGGTGCAGATTGACTACTTTCTTTCCCAAAAGTTAACTGCAAAAGATGTTCAACATATCCAATACCCTCACTCAGGAATGAGTGATCACTTACCACTGCAGATTGAAGTTGATTAA